From a region of the Leishmania major strain Friedlin complete genome, chromosome 32 genome:
- a CDS encoding Qa-SNARE protein, whose product MRLTQLANCQSVFDDQTAELSELTQMVKSSLQRLHNDAATLEELKRRAVESQKGSIQAKGDARGMFGSSCNHLRTSEKHSDTVVETLRSRLARTGQQFRTTLQHQSKSLKNTANRRHMFTTADRPQTFESALFQDQEQHQQQQLLLSGMGNTQYYQQRADAVLEIEAAVQEVGELFNDFTRLVQEQEEVVLRIDTDVDTAVRHVNAGSNELMRYLTNLSSNRGLILKVFAMLFFFLMLFGSLVVR is encoded by the coding sequence ATGCGTTTGACGCAGCTGGCAAACTGTCAGAGCGTCTTCGATGACCAGACGGCTGAGCTGAGTGAGTTGACGCAGATGGTGAAGagctcgctgcagcgcctccacaaCGATGCAGcaacgctggaggagctgaagcggcGAGCCGTTGAGTCACAAAAAGGGAGCATTCAGGCCAAAGGCGACGCTCGTGGTATGTTTGGCAGCTCATGCAATCACCTCCGCACGTCTGAGAAGCACAGCGACACCGTTGTTgagacgctgcgcagccggcTGGCTCGCACGGGCCAGCAGTTCCGCACCACTCTTCAGCATCAATCCAAAAGCCTCAAGAATACAGCAAACCGGCGTCACATGTTCACCACAGCGGATCGGCCGCAAACGTTCGAGAGTGCGCTTTTTCAGGACCAggagcagcatcagcagcagcaactgctGCTCTCCGGAATGGGCAACACGCAGTACTACCAGCAGCGAGCggacgccgtgctggagatCGAGGCAGCTGTGCAAGAAGTTGGTGAACTCTTCAACGATTTCACGCGTCTTGTtcaggagcaggaggaggttgTGCTTCGTATTGACACGGATGTGGACACCGCTGTGCGTCACGTCAACGCCGGAAGCAATGAGCTGATGCGATACTTGACGAACCTGAGCTCCAACCGCGGGCTCATTCTGAAGGTGTTTGCAATGCTATTCTTCTTCCTCATGCTTTTTGGTAGCCTCGTGGTGCGCTAA